A DNA window from Jaculus jaculus isolate mJacJac1 chromosome 1, mJacJac1.mat.Y.cur, whole genome shotgun sequence contains the following coding sequences:
- the Foxf1 gene encoding forkhead box protein F1 has protein sequence MSSAPEKQQPPHGGGGGGGSGGGGGGGAAMDPAASGQSKAKKTNAGIRRPEKPPYSYIALIVMAIQSSPTKRLTLSEIYQFLQSRFPFFRGSYQGWKNSVRHNLSLNECFIKLPKGLGRPGKGHYWTIDPASEFMFEEGSFRRRPRGFRRKCQALKPMYSMMNGLGFNHLPDTYGFQGSAGGLSCPPNSLALEGGLGMMNGHLPGNVDGMALPSHSVPHLPANGGHSYMGSCGGSAAGEYPHHDSSVPASPLLPTATGGVMEPHAVYSSSAAAWPPSASAALNSGASYIKQQPLSPCNPAANPLPGSLSTHSLDQPYLHQNSHNAPAELQGIPRYHSQSPSMCDRKEFVFSFNAMASSSMHSAGGGSYYHQQVTYQDIKPCVM, from the exons ATGTCTTCGGCGCCCGAGAAGCAGCAGCCACcgcacggcggcggcggcggcggcggcagcggtgGCGGCGGGGGAGGCGGCGCGGCCATGGACCCCGCGGCGTCCGGCCAGTCCAAGGCCAAGAAGACGAATGCGGGCATCCGGCGCCCGGAGAAGCCGCCCTACTCGTACATCGCGCTCATCGTCATGGCCATCCAGAGCTCGCCCACCAAGCGCCTGACGCTCAGCGAGATCTACCAGTTCCTCCAGAGCCGCTTCCCCTTCTTCCGCGGCTCCTACCAGGGCTGGAAGAATTCCGTGCGCCACAACCTCTCGCTCAACGAGTGCTTCATCAAGTTGCCCAAGGGCCTGGGGCGGCCCGGCAAGGGTCACTACTGGACCATCGACCCGGCCAGCGAGTTCATGTTCGAGGAGGGCTCCTTTCGGAGGCGGCCGCGCGGCTTCCGAAGGAAATGCCAGGCGCTCAAGCCCATGTACAGCATGATGAATGGGCTCGGCTTCAACCACCTCCCGGACACCTATGGCTTCCAGGGCTCGGCCGGTGGCCTCTCGTGCCCTCCCAATAGCCTGGCTCTGGAGGGCGGCCTGGGGATGATGAATGGCCACTTGCCGGGTAACGTGGACGGCATGGCTTTGCCCAGCCACTCGGTGCCTCACCTGCCCGCCAACGGCGGCCACTCGTACATGGGCAGCTGCGGGGGCTCAGCGGCAGGGGAGTATCCGCACCACGACAGTTCGGTGCCCGCCTCCCCGCTGCTGCCGACTGCCACCGGCGGGGTCATGGAGCCGCACGCCGTGTACTCCAGCTCCGCCGCAGCCTGGCCGCCTTCGGCCTCCGCCGCGCTCAACAGCGGCGCCTCCTACATCAAGCAGCAGCCTCTGTCCCCTTGCAATCCGGCGGCCAACCCCCTGCCTGGCAGTCTCTCCACGCACTCCCTGGACCAGCCATACCTGCACCAGAACAGTCACAACGCCCCGGCTGAGCTGCAAG GCATCCCGAGGTATCACTCACAGTCGCCCAGCATGTGTGACCGAAAGGAGTTCGTCTTCTCTTTCAACGCTATGGCGTCTTCGTCCATGCACTCGGCCGGGGGAGGCTCCTACTACCACCAGCAGGTCACCTACCAAGACATCAAACCCTGCGTGATGTGA